A region of Solanum dulcamara chromosome 7, daSolDulc1.2, whole genome shotgun sequence DNA encodes the following proteins:
- the LOC129894256 gene encoding uncharacterized protein LOC129894256, whose protein sequence is MNPEAYMVNLVDDDEMDDEVEVNMPMGPPSKKKLSTSESGSSTASNVKGPLNLYFSQKTNEKRKGGPIDLEASSKILRDHIVSAFARWMYDAGLPFNCVNYTESFGEFIEAVGQYGPGMKPPTYHEVRVPCLKKEVDKTNKIVEDHKIQWKTYGCSIMMDKWTARNGKMTINVWVNSPKGSVFLESHDVSDSSTDSNKMFNLFEKTILKIGKENVVQVVIDNASENKKAGDMLKGVFPHIFWTPCAAHCINLMFGDIFKEAPYSTVFGKAVKIHSYISQRALLLNMMRRYTKQRNLVKPAKTRFATAFLTLHNFYMQKKNMRTLFMSTEWNESVYAKETLGKEVARHIISPYFWNDTVQALRVGGPLVNVLRMVDGEKKPSMGYIYEAMDRGKESIEKAFNYDDRKYMNVFKIIDSRWTNQLHQPLHATGHILNPGLYYKNNEMKTLTKEVWLGYHACVERMILDKTLQDKIGDELGVYMKADGLLGIESAIRARTLRSPGEHFNI, encoded by the exons atgaatcctGAAGCATACATGGTTAatcttgttgatgatgatgaaatggatgatgaagttgaagtgaATATGCCAATGGGGCCTCCCTCAAAAAAGAAACTTTCAACTAGTGAAAGTGGGTCATCCACCGCTAGCAATGTCAAAGGTCCTCTTAATCTCTATTTCTCGcaaaaaacaaatgaaaaaagaaaaggtgGACCTATTGATCTAGAGGCTTCTAGCAAGATTTTACGAGATCATATTGTATCTGCTTTTGCTAGGTGGATGTATGATGCAGGATTGCCTTTCAATTGTGTTAACTACACcgaaagttttggtgaattcATTGAGGCAGTAGGCCAATATGGCCCTGGAATGAAGCCCCCCACCTATCATGAGGTAAGAGTTCCTTGTTTAAAAAAAGAGGTGGACAAGACAAACAAAATTGTAGAAGATCATAAGATTCAATGGAAAACGTATGGTTGTTCTATTATGATGGATAAATGGACAGCAAGgaatgggaaaatgaccatCAATGTTTGGGTGAATTCTCCAAAAGGGAGTGTGTTCCTTGAATCTCATGATGTTAGTGACTCTTCTACTGATTCTAATAAGATGTTTAACTTGTTTGAGAAGACTATCTTGAAAATAGGCAAGGAAAATGTGGTACAAGTTGTGATTGATAATGCAAGTGAGAACAAAAAAGCGGGTGACATGTTGAAGGGAGTGTTCCCGCATATTTTCTGGACTCCTTGTGCTGCTCACTGTATCAACTTGATGTTTGGTGACATTTTCAAAGAGGCCCCGTATTCTACAG TTTTTGGTAAGGCTGTTAAGATACATTCTTATATCAGTCAAAGGGCACTGTTGTTGAATATGATGAGGAGATACACAAAGCAAAGAAACTTGGTAAAACCTGCTAAGACAAGATTCGCAACAGCTTTTTTgacattgcataatttttatatgcaaaagaaaaatatgagaacCTTGTTTATGTCCACTGAATGGAATGAGAGTGTCTATGCAAAGGAAACTCTTGGGAAAGAAGTTGCGAGACACATCATTAGTCCATATTTTTGGAATGACACTGTTCAAGCACTTAGAGTTGGTGGTCCTTTAGTTAATGTACTTCGTATGGTAGATGGGGAGAAAAAACCATCAATGGGCTACATTTATGAAGCCATGGATAGGGGCAAAGAAAGTATTGAAAAGGCATTCAATTATGATGACAGGAAATATATGAATGTTTTCAAAATCATTGATTCAAGGTGGACGAATCAACTTCATCAACCTTTACATGCAACTGGACATATTTTGAACCCGGGGctctattataaaaataatgagatGAAGACTTTAACCAAAGAAGTGTGGTTGGGATATCATGCATGTGTTGAGAGGATGATCCTAGATAAAACTTTGCAAGACAAAATAGGGGATGAGCTTGGTGTGTACATGAAAGCTGATGGGCTACTTGGAATTGAGTCGGCCATTAGAGCTAGAACCTTAAGGTCACCCGGTGAGCATTTCAACATTTAA